In Acidobacteriota bacterium, the sequence CCGAACGGATTCGCCGGCGGAACGCCGACGAGCATCACCTTCGTCGGCCGGCTCTTCGGGGAGGAGAATCTCCTCGCGCTCGCCCGCGTCTACCAGGAGGCGACCGCCTTCCATCGCCGCAGACCGCCGCTGGCGGCTCGCGGAACCCGAGCTGGCGACGATCGATGAGCAAGAACCGCTGGCGTCCCTTCCGGAGATTCTTCGCGCAGCTTGAAGAGCTGATGCGCATCGCCGGAGAGCGCCTGGCGGCGGACCGCGACGATCTGGCGCGCGAAAACGGGGTCGCCGGCTTCCCGGCGTGGCAGCGGCGCCTGATGGATCGGGAGCTGGTGCGCCGCGCGCTGGATATCCCGTTCTTCGCCGATCTGGTGCGCGCAGCATGGGCGACGCCGCCGGAACTGGCCCGCGAGCGGGTCGAGAGCGAGCACCTCGCGCCTTGGGGCGAAGAAGCCAAGAAGGCCTCACCGAGCGCCGACCGGGAGGCTGCGGTGCCCGACGGGCGGGCCGACGTTGGTGGCGGGGAACCTCCGCCGCGGCTGCGTTCCGCCGAGCGAGCGCTTCGCGAGCGCACCCGCTCGTTGACCGTCGTGCTCGACAACCTCAACGATCCGCTGAACGCCTCGGCGGTCCTGAGGACCGTGGAAGCGCTCGGCCTGCAGGAACTGCACATCTGCCACCGGGAGGGGCGGGTGGTCCTCAACCGGGCGATCCACAAGGGCGCCAGTGTCTGGCTCGACGTTTTCTGGTACCGCAGCGCGGAGCACGCTGCGGCCGACCTTCGGGCCCGCGGGTACACCATCCTCGGTGCGGACGTGACCGCTGGCGCCATACCGCTCGACGAGATTCCCCTGCAGACCCCTCTGGCTCTCGTGTTCGGGAACGAGCAGTCGGGGCTGTCGGACGAATTCAGGCGGCTGGTCGACGGCTACTTCTTCATCCCCACCTGCGGGATGACCTCCTACCTCAACGTCTCCGTATCGGTGGCGATCAGCACCTTTGTGACCGACATGCGCCTGCGGCGCGCTGGCCGCCGTGCCCCGCTCGACCCGGACGACCTCCGGCGACTCCGGCGCGCCTGGTACTCCGAACTGGCCGGGCGCAGCGAGACGAGGAGGAGGGAATTCATGGCGTAC encodes:
- a CDS encoding TrmH family RNA methyltransferase encodes the protein MSKNRWRPFRRFFAQLEELMRIAGERLAADRDDLARENGVAGFPAWQRRLMDRELVRRALDIPFFADLVRAAWATPPELARERVESEHLAPWGEEAKKASPSADREAAVPDGRADVGGGEPPPRLRSAERALRERTRSLTVVLDNLNDPLNASAVLRTVEALGLQELHICHREGRVVLNRAIHKGASVWLDVFWYRSAEHAAADLRARGYTILGADVTAGAIPLDEIPLQTPLALVFGNEQSGLSDEFRRLVDGYFFIPTCGMTSYLNVSVSVAISTFVTDMRLRRAGRRAPLDPDDLRRLRRAWYSELAGRSETRRREFMAYLDDPPEPFRDVRERKRR